CGGACTTGAGTTGGGAATTGGACCTCTGGGGTCGCATCCGGCGGGGCATGGAAGCGGCCTCGGCAGAGGCGATTGCGCTGGAGCAGGACCACCGGGCCGTGGCCCTGTCCCTCGTCAGCGACCTGGGGCAGGCCTATTTCCGGCTGCGCGAATTGGACGAACAGGTGACGATCGCGGAGAAAAACCTGGCTCTACGGAAGGACTCCCTCGCGATCATCCAGAGCCGCGCAGCGGTCGGTTTGGCTTCGGAGCTGGACGTCAAACGGGCCGAGGTGCTCGTGGCGGAGAGCGCGGGGCAAATTCCCGAGTTCCAGAGGCTGCGCGCCGTCGAGCTCCATCGGCTCGAAGTGCTGACCGGCGCCGCGCCCGGGTCGTTGCAACTCCCGTCCAAGCCGCTCCGAACAGTGGCGGCCCAGCCGGAGATTCCGGTCGGCCTGCCTTCGCAATTGTTGGAACGGCGGCCCGACATTCTGCAAGCCGAGCGGACGCTCATCGCGGCCAACGCGCGGATCGGCGAGGCCCGCGCTTACTTTTTCCCATCTTTATCCATCACAGGCCAGGGCGGGTTGCAGAGCGTCGAGTTCTCCAACTGGTTCAACGGGAACAGCCGCACCTTCACCATCGGCCCGGCGGTCACGCTCCCCATTTTCCTGGGCGGCACCAACGTGGCGCGCCTGGACCAAGCCGAGGCCCGCTACGAACAGATGCTGGAGAACTATCAGCAGACGATCCTGAACGCCTTCCGGGAAGTGGCGGATCAGCTGGTTTCCATCCGCTCCCGGACGGAACAACGGGACCGCCAGCGCGAGCAGGTCAAGGCATCGGAAACGGCCCTGGAGTTGGCCCAGATTCGGTATCGCGAGGGATTGGTGACCTACCTGGATGTGCTGGAGGCGGAACGGAGCATGCTGGCGGCCGAGACGCAGCTCGTTCAGACAGAGCGGGCCAGGCTGACCGACATGGTCACCCTCTTCAAAGCGCTCGGCGGCGGCTGGGAGACCAAGCCGATCGCCATGTCTCCCGAGACCCCCCTCCGCTCGCCGCTGAAGACACCGCTTTTCGGCGGGTAATCGATTCGATCGTCTATTTCGCCGAGGGTTCGCCCAACACACACCACATGCGGCGAGTCCCGGACTTCTGGTCGGTCACCGGTTCGCCGGAAAAGAAACTCACCTGCCAGGCCACGATGTCGTCGGTCGGGTGCGGCGTGGCGGTCCAGTAGATGGCCGACTTGATATTCAAAAAGGGATGGCCGGGCGGCAGAGCCGGGTCCTTCTGCGCCGGATCGATGAGGCTCTTTATCTCCTGAATCGTCGGCGCCCGCCAGCCGTTTTTACCGCCGATGGCCTTCGTCTTGCAACGCTCGACGGATCGGCTCCAGACATCATGTTCCAGGTCCGGCGCCTGCTCCCAGACCAGGCCGGTCTGGTTGTCCTTCACCCCGACTCCACCCAGCACGAGGGTGAATCGCTCGGCGGCGGGGAGCGGATCAACGATCAGCGAGAACGCACACAAGGCCAGGGTACCGACCCAGGCTCGCGCCGGACTCGTTCGCCTCATGACGTCATGCGCCTCGCTCGTGCGTTAATAGAATGAGAATGGCACCGGCGCAAAGGTCAGGATAAAAATCGCCAGTGCGCCCCAGCCGACCCAGACGCGGGTCGGGCCCAGAGCTTCCTCCGGGTCCAGGACCGGCGGATGGCTCAGCCCCAGCAGCCCGGCCATCCCAGCCCAGAGAAACCACCCGCGCCAGCCCACGAAGCCCAGCACCAGCAGGACCGGGAGGATCGCCAAGGCCAGCGTCCTCTGCCGCTCGCCCCAGAGGGCATAAGCCACATGGCCCCCGTCCAGCTGCCCGATGGGAATTAAGTTCAGCGCGGTCACGAAAAGCCCGAACCAGGCGGCAAAGCCGACCGGGTGCAGCAGCACGTCGTAGCCCTCCGGAAGCGGGCCGAACACCAGCCAGGACACGAACTGCAACAGCAACGGCTCCCCCAGGTGCAGGCCGAAGGTATGCTCGTCTTTGACCACCTGCGAGAGGCTCAGCCCAACAAATAGCGCCACGACCGCCACCACGAACCCCGCGATCGGGCCGGCCACACCGATGTCGAACAGGGCCTTGCGGTTCAGGATCGGCCCGCGCATGCGGATGATCGCGCCGAAGGTCCCGATAAAGTGCGGCGGCCCCGGGATGAACAGCGGCAAGGAGGCGGGCACACGGTGAATGCGCGAGAGGACATAATGACCGAGCTCGTGCATGACCAGGATGCCCAGCAGGGTCCCGGCGAACGGAAGGCCTTTCAGAAGAGCAGCCGGATCGTTGACCAAAAACTGCCAGGCACCGAGCAGCGGGCTCGTGTTGGTTTGGTAGGCTCCGGCCCAGAGTGTGGTAAAGACCGTGGCCAGAAACAGCCCCAGCGGAACGACAATCGAGGCATGAGCCGGCGCCTTCGGATCGTCATCCATCGGAACCACGTCATACCCTGGGTGCTCCCGCGCCGGGACCATCCGGCTGAACGGGTCGTTCGGATCTGGCCGCTCGTCGTATAGCGCCATGCTCGCCTAGGCTGCGGTCAGAAAAGGGTTATGAACCAGTTCTTCCCCCACCGTCGTGGCCGGACCGTGGCCGGGCAAGAGTACCACCGGCGCCGGCTGTGTCAACACCCGCTTCCTCACCGATTCCAGATGCACCGGATAGAGCGTCGCGGGATTGGCCCTCCCGATCGAACCGGCAAAAAGCGTGTCCCCGACGAAGCAGATGTCACGCTCGCCCCCCTGCACCCGATAACAGATGCCGCCAGGCGTATGACCCGGCGTCGTCATGCAGGTCACGGTCAGACCGCCCACCGCGATCGGACTGCCGTCTTCGCAAGGGCCCATCAGCTTTTGCGGCGGTTTCCAGGAGAGGAGTTTCACATCCTCGCGGCCGATATAGACCGGCACTGGAAGATGTTGCAGGATCACATCCAACCCCTCCGCATGGTCGGAATGGCCGTGCGTGAGACAAACCGCTTTGAGTGTCAGATTCTTCCGGCTCACGACATCCAGCATGGCCTCGGCATTGTAGGCCGTGTCCACCATAATGGCCTCGCCCCCATCGTACAGCACATAGCCTTTGACCTGGTACCCGCCGACATCCCCGAGTACCGTTTCGACGCAAGCCAGCGCCGGAGAGTCGGCCGGCCTCCACCCTTCCAGTGCAATCTGAATCAATGGCTCAGGCCTGAGCCCCAACACTGTCGCAAGCGCCATGACTTCCGCCCTCGTCGGCTGCCTCCCGGCCCGCTCCAACACCGTCACGGCGTCAGGTCTGATGCCGCTTTTTTCGGCCACCTCGCCGATCGAGAGCCCCAGACCCGTCCGGGCCTTCTTGATGATGTCGCAGAAGTCGTCTTCTAATCCCATAAAGAAGCCTTCAGCTGTCAGTTATCAGCCATCAGCTTGAACGACACCATGACCGTCACAGTACCTTGCAGAGGATCGACAATCAAGAGACAACCAGGCGCAGTAGCGCAAGACCCTCCTTGACACTGCCGTTCTATATGGTATCTATTACCATATGGCAAAGGCCAGGCTGGTCCTCCATACAAGATATGTTGACGAACAGGGAGGGCTGGTGGAAATGAAGGCCTACGACGTGCCGAAGACCGCAAGTGCGCCGCACGGGTTCAAATATTCCCTGGTGTACATCCGTGGCGGCAACCGACTGGTCGGTTACGACAACCATGAGCGCAAGGGCGACCATCGGCACTACCGATCCGACACGACGCCGTACGCCTTTACCACTGTTGATCGGCTGATCGAAGATTTTCTCCGGGATGTAGGGACGATCAGAGAGGAGTTGGAACCATGAAAGCCAAGCAGATCAAAGTCGGGGTTCGAACGCTGGAGGAAGGGCTGCGCGAGTTCGGGTCAACCCTGAAGGCGCTTCAGGCCGGACAAAAGGTTACCAAACGCACCGGAACCTTTTTTGTGAGCGTGGAAGCCATGCGTCAGGTGCTCACTCCCTCGCGCTTGACCCTGCTCCACCTGATCAGGACTCATCGCCCTCCATCCATTGCCGCGCTGGCGAAACTCACGAAACGGAACTTCAAGAACGTCCACGCCGATCTGACACTCCTGGCCAATCTCGGCTTGGTTCATCTGGCGCCGGGCTCCCATGCCCGCGACGCCGTCACCCCG
This genomic window from Nitrospirota bacterium contains:
- a CDS encoding DUF1566 domain-containing protein; protein product: MRRTSPARAWVGTLALCAFSLIVDPLPAAERFTLVLGGVGVKDNQTGLVWEQAPDLEHDVWSRSVERCKTKAIGGKNGWRAPTIQEIKSLIDPAQKDPALPPGHPFLNIKSAIYWTATPHPTDDIVAWQVSFFSGEPVTDQKSGTRRMWCVLGEPSAK
- a CDS encoding MBL fold metallo-hydrolase; its protein translation is MGLEDDFCDIIKKARTGLGLSIGEVAEKSGIRPDAVTVLERAGRQPTRAEVMALATVLGLRPEPLIQIALEGWRPADSPALACVETVLGDVGGYQVKGYVLYDGGEAIMVDTAYNAEAMLDVVSRKNLTLKAVCLTHGHSDHAEGLDVILQHLPVPVYIGREDVKLLSWKPPQKLMGPCEDGSPIAVGGLTVTCMTTPGHTPGGICYRVQGGERDICFVGDTLFAGSIGRANPATLYPVHLESVRKRVLTQPAPVVLLPGHGPATTVGEELVHNPFLTAA
- a CDS encoding efflux transporter outer membrane subunit; the protein is MPVSRWTCSSNGTLKHPRASDLILHTMTRFSVRKPFRMFKKTVISPPQPQARRDALLAQGGRREREPRGGTHRASLEPLASITCERIGTLPSVLLFVEGSERLGTKLGVFFNILLLAGCVQGPDYKKPDVVVPSAWDAMETGKDQAGAPMATGRLPEARWWREFQNEELTGLIEQALERNHDVRRAASRVMEGRAALMAAGAGLYPQVNVQSQYSRIEISKNTLAGLGLASGRAAPQTFATPGTGFNLWNAAADLSWELDLWGRIRRGMEAASAEAIALEQDHRAVALSLVSDLGQAYFRLRELDEQVTIAEKNLALRKDSLAIIQSRAAVGLASELDVKRAEVLVAESAGQIPEFQRLRAVELHRLEVLTGAAPGSLQLPSKPLRTVAAQPEIPVGLPSQLLERRPDILQAERTLIAANARIGEARAYFFPSLSITGQGGLQSVEFSNWFNGNSRTFTIGPAVTLPIFLGGTNVARLDQAEARYEQMLENYQQTILNAFREVADQLVSIRSRTEQRDRQREQVKASETALELAQIRYREGLVTYLDVLEAERSMLAAETQLVQTERARLTDMVTLFKALGGGWETKPIAMSPETPLRSPLKTPLFGG
- a CDS encoding site-2 protease family protein — its product is MVPAREHPGYDVVPMDDDPKAPAHASIVVPLGLFLATVFTTLWAGAYQTNTSPLLGAWQFLVNDPAALLKGLPFAGTLLGILVMHELGHYVLSRIHRVPASLPLFIPGPPHFIGTFGAIIRMRGPILNRKALFDIGVAGPIAGFVVAVVALFVGLSLSQVVKDEHTFGLHLGEPLLLQFVSWLVFGPLPEGYDVLLHPVGFAAWFGLFVTALNLIPIGQLDGGHVAYALWGERQRTLALAILPVLLVLGFVGWRGWFLWAGMAGLLGLSHPPVLDPEEALGPTRVWVGWGALAIFILTFAPVPFSFY